The following are from one region of the Candidatus Bathyarchaeota archaeon genome:
- a CDS encoding right-handed parallel beta-helix repeat-containing protein, giving the protein NISENNMSASTFGMWLTHSSDNEVIGNDFSNLGWSLLIYYSHNNTVQYNNISFTVDGVRMMFSRQNNFTENHFESNSHSGIFFWQNNTNNRITKNRFYSNQHGVELKLWCNNNTIADNDIRHNERNGILILESTSNMVTRNYVYSNARGVISYDSSDNKIYHNSIIDSWEEQAADFNSANIWNNGCEGNYWSNYSGIDLDGDGIGDTYLPWEDVDYYPLMNLYWNPADVNHDLDVDIFDVVLACSAYSSTPLDPNWNPHCDIAEPYGKVDIYDVVMICNSYGEEYNP; this is encoded by the coding sequence TAACATATCTGAAAACAACATGTCTGCGAGCACGTTTGGGATGTGGTTGACCCACTCATCCGACAATGAGGTAATCGGAAATGACTTTTCAAACCTGGGCTGGAGTTTACTAATCTATTATTCTCATAATAACACAGTTCAGTATAACAACATATCCTTTACCGTTGATGGCGTAAGAATGATGTTTTCCCGTCAGAACAACTTCACAGAAAACCACTTCGAATCGAACAGTCATTCAGGAATCTTTTTTTGGCAGAATAACACCAACAACCGTATCACTAAAAATAGGTTTTATTCGAACCAGCATGGAGTTGAGCTGAAACTATGGTGTAATAACAACACTATCGCAGACAATGACATAAGACATAACGAGAGAAACGGTATTCTGATCCTAGAGTCTACGAGTAACATGGTCACAAGAAATTATGTCTATTCAAATGCTAGAGGAGTGATTTCCTACGATTCCTCCGATAACAAGATCTACCATAACAGCATCATAGACAGTTGGGAAGAGCAGGCAGCCGATTTTAATTCAGCTAACATCTGGAATAATGGTTGTGAAGGGAACTACTGGAGCAACTATAGCGGCATTGACTTAGACGGAGATGGGATAGGTGACACGTATCTTCCTTGGGAAGATGTTGACTACTATCCTCTAATGAATCTTTACTGGAATCCAGCAGATGTTAACCATGATTTGGATGTCGACATTTTTGATGTTGTCTTAGCCTGCAGTGCTTATAGTTCTACTCCTCTAGACCCCAACTGGAACCCACACTGTGACATAGCTGAACCATATGGAAAAGTTGACATATACGACGTTGTAATGATATGTAACAGCTATGGAGAAGAATACAATCCCTGA
- the nrdD gene encoding anaerobic ribonucleoside-triphosphate reductase — translation MFEDFNPQKIRDSLMKETGLSDEVADKIALDIAGRINTLDLEFLSGPLIREFVCVALLENNFERPRARYTRLGIPLFDVENLIRAGDKENANLQHNPETIHKLAADTIFDQYALLNCLPPHLADAHIAGAIHIHDLEYFATRPFCQEHDLRFFLRKGLIVDGEGVHTAVAGPAKHAEVAILHAAKALAAAQTNWAGGQGYDFFNVWLAPFVRGLSYERMKQLAQMYIYEMSQMYVARGGQTVFSSIALECAVPKIIWDVPVLLPGGKVSKSETYLDYYDEANAFFNAILDVYMGGDYLGKPFNFPKCEVKLRREYLDKFEDEYIKVAALASKFGTPYFLNLCPDYMPDIVNSQCCRLIFTPDSDELKDFHKGAMRMGSLQVVTVNLPRLAYEAGGNDDRLFELLDERMDMAKDVLFIKRDVVKDRLDGGTLPFCTMDCFGEPYLNLDKQVLNVGFVGLNELLKAHLDAEMHEDPNAWRFGLRVIRHMADRVNDYAEETGYRFGCIQTPAESCAHRLALVDRRLFGEKAVVQGDVGNGGIYYTNSSHIRPSAGIPLLERIRVESSFHPLTKGGAILHVFLGESNPSPKAIWSLIRRIATESLAAYFAFTRDMTICRKCNSVEANLQVRCKRCGAEGNDLEHWSRITGYYQQLRGWNAGKVQEFKDRHRYVV, via the coding sequence ATGTTCGAGGACTTTAATCCACAGAAAATAAGAGATTCTCTAATGAAAGAAACAGGGCTTTCAGACGAAGTTGCAGATAAGATAGCCCTAGACATTGCAGGTCGGATAAACACCTTAGATCTAGAGTTTTTGTCTGGTCCGCTAATTCGAGAGTTTGTCTGCGTAGCATTATTAGAGAACAATTTTGAACGCCCCAGAGCTAGATACACCAGACTCGGCATCCCTCTGTTTGATGTCGAAAACCTCATTCGCGCTGGTGACAAGGAGAATGCTAATCTCCAACACAATCCGGAAACAATTCATAAGCTTGCCGCCGACACCATTTTCGATCAATACGCGTTGTTAAACTGTTTGCCACCACATTTGGCAGACGCTCACATTGCCGGCGCCATTCACATCCATGATCTTGAGTACTTTGCAACTAGGCCCTTCTGCCAAGAGCATGACCTACGCTTCTTTCTTAGAAAAGGCTTGATTGTCGATGGTGAGGGCGTACATACGGCTGTGGCTGGTCCTGCGAAGCATGCGGAGGTTGCAATTTTGCACGCAGCCAAGGCTTTAGCGGCGGCACAAACGAATTGGGCTGGTGGGCAAGGCTATGACTTTTTTAATGTTTGGCTTGCACCATTCGTGAGAGGTTTGTCATATGAGCGTATGAAGCAGCTGGCGCAGATGTACATTTACGAGATGTCACAGATGTACGTCGCACGGGGTGGCCAGACGGTTTTTTCCTCTATTGCATTGGAATGTGCAGTGCCCAAGATTATTTGGGATGTACCTGTGCTTTTGCCCGGTGGAAAAGTCAGCAAGTCGGAGACTTACCTCGACTATTACGACGAGGCTAACGCCTTCTTTAATGCTATACTTGACGTTTACATGGGCGGAGACTACTTGGGGAAACCGTTCAACTTCCCCAAGTGTGAAGTGAAGTTGCGACGAGAATATTTGGACAAGTTTGAAGATGAATATATTAAAGTGGCTGCATTGGCGTCCAAGTTTGGAACTCCCTACTTTCTCAACCTTTGCCCTGACTATATGCCTGACATTGTGAATAGTCAATGTTGCAGGTTGATCTTTACGCCTGACAGTGACGAGTTGAAAGACTTTCATAAGGGCGCTATGCGGATGGGGAGCTTGCAAGTTGTTACTGTCAATTTGCCGAGATTGGCTTATGAGGCTGGGGGAAATGATGATCGGTTGTTTGAGCTTTTAGATGAACGTATGGACATGGCTAAGGATGTACTTTTCATTAAGCGGGACGTTGTTAAAGATAGACTAGACGGAGGTACGCTGCCGTTTTGTACCATGGACTGCTTTGGCGAGCCCTATCTAAACTTGGACAAACAGGTGTTGAACGTGGGCTTTGTAGGTTTGAATGAGCTGTTAAAGGCACATTTGGATGCGGAGATGCATGAAGACCCTAACGCGTGGCGTTTTGGATTGCGAGTAATTAGGCACATGGCTGATCGGGTGAACGACTATGCGGAAGAGACAGGCTATCGGTTTGGATGTATTCAAACCCCCGCAGAAAGTTGTGCGCACAGGTTAGCTTTGGTTGATCGTAGGCTGTTTGGAGAAAAGGCAGTTGTGCAGGGCGATGTTGGCAATGGGGGCATTTACTATACCAATAGTTCTCATATTCGCCCATCAGCTGGGATTCCGCTATTGGAGCGGATTAGGGTTGAATCTAGCTTTCATCCATTGACTAAAGGCGGCGCGATCTTGCATGTTTTTCTCGGGGAGAGCAACCCATCGCCCAAGGCGATTTGGAGCTTGATTAGACGGATTGCAACAGAGTCGTTGGCAGCTTATTTTGCCTTCACCCGAGACATGACGATTTGCAGGAAGTGCAATAGCGTGGAGGCTAATTTGCAGGTTAGATGCAAACGTTGCGGGGCAGAGGGTAATGATTTGGAGCATTGGTCTAGGATTACGGGGTATTATCAGCAGCTGCGCGGTTGGAATGCGGGCAAGGTGCAAGAGTTCAAAGACAGACACAGATACGTAGTATAG
- a CDS encoding ArsR family transcriptional regulator: MPNPKLRSIHKAGIQVLKAISAQIRIQILNLLLEHGPLSYTEIMNYLKLDATRDAGRFAYHLKSLLKADLIEPDVETKNYRLTDLGRRIIEITDEIEDKTYKRRKMLIRTSRLSIEEFDRNKITQSLIKEANVPTDIAQKIARETEKRLQQFKTKYLTAPLIREIVNTILLEKHHEDYRHKLTRLGLPVHEVTRLIDAPRPNVEAVHKAAGNAVIEEYTLLNILPRNISDAHLSGKLHLYNLGTWILKPNEITHSLPYFFHSFKPKTLEAALNVTINIIQNTATEITGLQNLDDFNIYLAPYTKNVASDKIKELLRLFIKNLNQTTPTPTTICLELSAKKSTLYANETQQLALLLLETLVEENKTYPLQNPKIIIKTRQETLKNAEAENLLHGAHKLAATSVLIYFANLCPDNQKNATYTASGLRLADEWLQDWELDTQRAGNLDLVSMNLPRVSFDARGDEDKFLELLNEQLDLVSQALEIKYQTIKKRTEQNLLPYLMQKTNGDQYFRLENTTRTIVLIGLNEAVRTLIGKELAEDYGKAFVVTERILKHINSYAKKHAKKPKTRLTTAIIPNRKAAKRLARLDVEEYGWGVVKTLGTKEQPYYSDTNTLFLIEEEQLSLEERIHQLTPGGHLALIETEDEQLSAEELLIKTKQLVTKDIGFFVYNLSFTHCHHCKTTSRGTHLKCPNCSSTSILTLTRY; encoded by the coding sequence ATGCCTAACCCAAAACTTCGCAGCATCCACAAAGCCGGCATTCAAGTACTTAAAGCAATATCAGCACAGATACGTATACAAATCTTAAACTTACTCCTGGAACATGGTCCCCTATCCTACACAGAGATCATGAATTACCTAAAACTTGACGCCACCCGTGACGCTGGACGCTTCGCCTACCACCTCAAATCGCTCTTGAAAGCCGACCTAATTGAACCCGACGTAGAAACCAAAAACTACCGCCTGACAGACCTTGGCAGACGCATCATCGAAATCACCGACGAAATAGAAGATAAAACATACAAACGCAGAAAAATGCTCATCCGCACATCCCGCCTTTCCATAGAAGAATTCGACAGAAACAAAATCACCCAATCCCTAATCAAGGAGGCTAATGTTCCAACAGATATTGCCCAAAAAATCGCCCGAGAAACAGAAAAACGCCTCCAACAATTCAAGACCAAATACTTGACAGCACCCCTCATCCGTGAAATCGTCAACACAATTCTCCTAGAAAAACACCACGAAGACTACCGCCACAAACTCACACGTCTAGGTCTACCCGTGCATGAAGTTACTCGGCTAATTGATGCGCCACGACCAAACGTAGAAGCAGTTCACAAAGCGGCAGGCAACGCAGTTATAGAAGAATATACGCTTCTAAACATCCTACCTCGCAACATCTCGGACGCTCATCTAAGCGGCAAACTACACCTCTACAACCTCGGAACATGGATACTAAAACCAAACGAAATCACTCACAGCCTTCCGTATTTCTTTCACTCCTTCAAGCCAAAAACCCTTGAAGCAGCCCTTAACGTCACAATAAACATCATCCAAAACACTGCAACAGAAATAACAGGGCTACAGAACTTAGACGATTTCAACATCTACTTAGCCCCTTACACAAAGAATGTAGCCTCTGATAAAATCAAAGAACTTCTACGTCTCTTCATCAAGAACCTAAACCAAACAACTCCAACACCTACAACAATATGCCTAGAGCTTTCAGCAAAAAAGAGCACTCTATACGCCAACGAAACTCAACAACTCGCCCTCTTATTGCTAGAAACATTAGTTGAAGAAAACAAGACATATCCTTTGCAGAACCCAAAAATAATTATAAAAACACGACAAGAAACCCTCAAAAACGCCGAAGCAGAGAATTTGCTTCATGGAGCACACAAGCTCGCCGCAACAAGCGTTCTCATATACTTTGCCAACCTGTGCCCCGACAACCAAAAAAACGCTACGTACACGGCTTCTGGTTTGAGACTGGCAGATGAATGGCTCCAAGACTGGGAACTCGACACTCAACGAGCAGGAAATCTAGATCTCGTTAGCATGAATCTACCTAGAGTTTCCTTTGACGCCAGAGGAGATGAAGACAAATTCCTTGAGCTTCTGAACGAGCAACTTGACTTGGTTAGCCAAGCCTTAGAAATCAAATATCAAACGATTAAGAAGCGGACCGAGCAAAATCTTCTGCCTTATCTGATGCAGAAAACAAATGGTGACCAATACTTCAGACTGGAAAATACAACACGAACAATAGTCCTAATAGGGCTAAACGAAGCAGTTCGAACATTGATTGGTAAAGAATTGGCTGAAGATTATGGGAAAGCTTTTGTAGTGACGGAAAGAATTTTGAAGCACATTAACTCCTACGCGAAGAAACATGCTAAAAAACCAAAAACTCGATTGACGACAGCCATTATCCCCAACAGAAAGGCGGCAAAGAGGCTTGCGAGACTAGACGTAGAGGAATATGGGTGGGGGGTTGTCAAAACCCTAGGCACTAAGGAACAACCTTACTACTCAGACACAAACACGCTTTTCCTCATCGAAGAAGAACAACTCAGCCTAGAAGAACGAATACATCAACTAACCCCCGGCGGTCACTTGGCCCTTATAGAAACTGAAGATGAGCAGCTCTCTGCAGAGGAGCTTCTGATTAAAACAAAGCAACTCGTTACAAAGGACATAGGTTTCTTCGTCTACAATCTCTCTTTCACACATTGTCACCACTGCAAAACTACATCGCGCGGAACCCATCTAAAATGCCCAAACTGTAGCTCAACAAGCATCCTTACTTTAACACGTTACTAG
- the cofE gene encoding coenzyme F420-0:L-glutamate ligase — translation MQAFPLETSLIKPKDNIVNMLIQAVKRRNLKLEDKDIIAISSKAVAMAQGRIVELHQVTPSKEARTLAEKHSLQPQFAELIIQEAEQIYGGVEKAVLTLKNGILTVNAGIDRKNAPSGHVVLWPIDPQQYVENIRNEIRQKAGKRVGVLVVDSDVAPLRMGTRGLAVAVTGFEPVKDCRDEKDLFQKPLLITRHAIADDLASLAHLLLGETSEKTPFVLIRDVPVTFTDEKVSPEEMEISSDKCVYASAFKISAANLETVNP, via the coding sequence ATGCAAGCTTTTCCCCTCGAAACATCGCTCATCAAACCAAAGGATAACATAGTCAATATGCTTATCCAAGCAGTAAAGAGGCGAAACTTGAAACTGGAAGATAAAGACATCATAGCAATATCATCAAAAGCCGTAGCGATGGCACAAGGACGAATAGTTGAACTGCACCAAGTTACACCTTCCAAAGAGGCAAGAACCTTGGCCGAAAAACATTCTTTGCAACCACAATTCGCCGAACTAATAATACAAGAAGCTGAACAAATCTACGGCGGAGTTGAAAAAGCGGTTCTTACGCTGAAAAATGGAATACTAACGGTAAATGCAGGCATCGACCGTAAAAATGCGCCCTCAGGCCATGTTGTGCTATGGCCGATAGATCCTCAACAATACGTCGAAAATATTCGAAACGAAATAAGACAAAAAGCTGGAAAAAGGGTGGGGGTTTTAGTGGTAGACAGCGACGTGGCGCCTTTAAGAATGGGTACCAGAGGCTTAGCTGTAGCGGTAACGGGCTTCGAACCAGTAAAAGATTGCCGAGACGAAAAAGATCTCTTCCAAAAACCTTTGCTGATCACTCGGCATGCAATAGCAGATGATCTCGCATCCCTAGCTCATTTGCTACTGGGCGAAACAAGCGAGAAAACGCCTTTTGTCCTCATCAGAGATGTACCTGTCACATTTACAGATGAAAAAGTTTCTCCGGAAGAAATGGAGATTTCATCCGATAAATGCGTTTATGCATCTGCCTTTAAGATTTCAGCCGCCAATCTTGAAACCGTAAATCCTTAA